Sequence from the Rhizobium sp. TH2 genome:
CGACGACGCCGCCGCCGATGACGACGACCTTGCCCGGCAGCACGCCCGGCACGCCGCCGAGCAGCACGCCACGGCCGCCATAGGCCTTCTGGAGTGCCACCGCGCCGGCCTGGATCGACAGGCGTCCGGCCACTTCCGACATCGGTGCGAGCAGCGGCAGGCCGCCACGATCGTCGGTCACGGTCTCATAGGCAACGGCGGTGACGCCCGAAGCGAGCAGGCCCTTGGTCTGTTCCGGATCCGGAGCCAGGTGCAGGTAGGTATAGAGGATCTGGCCTTCGCGCAGCTGCACCCATTCGGACGGCTGCGGCTCCTTGACCTTCACGATCATGTCGGAATTCTGGAAGACTTCAGAGGCGGTTGCGGCGATCTTCGCGCCGGCGGCGATATAATCGGCGTCCGAGGCGCTGATGCCGGCACCGGCATTGGTCTCGATGAGAACGGAATGGCCATGCGCCACATATTCGCGGACGGAGGCAGGCGTCAGGCCGACGCGGTATTCGTGATTCTTGATTTCCTTCGGGCAACCGACGCGCATGGATATTCCCCTGTCTTTGATGTTCTGGGCGGGTTTCGATATGCGCGGGATTAGACTGCAAAGCCCACGAAATGTCCTTGCAAAGTTGCATTGCCGGACAGCCACCATTCGAATATTATTGCAAGTCAAAACGATTAATTCGAAGGACGTGCGAATGGACAAGCTGGATCAAATCGATCTCGCCATCTTGAAGACTCTGCAGCAGGATGGCCGCATCTCCAATGCCGACCTTGCCGGCAAGGTCGGCCTGTCGCCGTCCTCCTGCTCGCGCCGCCTCGACATCCTCGAAAAATCCGGCGTCATATCGGGCTATTATGCCCAGGTGTCGCATAAGGCGCTCGACTACAAGATGATCGCCATCGTCCACATCTCCCTGTCCGGCCAGTTCGCCAAGACGCTCGCCGAATTCGAAGCCGCGGTAAAACGCGTGCCAAATATCCTCGTCTGCTACCTGATGTCGGGCGAATACGACTACATCCTGCGCGTCGCCTGCAAGGATCTCGAGGATTACGAGCGCATCCACCGCGACTGGCTCTCGGCCCTGCCCCATGTGGTGAAGATCAATTCGAGCTTCGCATTGCGTGAGATCATCGATCGGCCGAACGTCGCGGCGTTTGGGTAAAGATCGAGGATTGGTCACTGCTCTTGACAGTCGAGTTCACCCCTCACCAACTTCGGCCAAGCGATCGGCGATCGGCTATCGCCTCTCGCGGCCTGCGTATCCTCTCCCGCAAGGGGAGAGGTAAAGTGCCACGCGCTCGCCCTTCACTTCAGGCGAGGCGGTGCCACGAGTTTTACCTCTCCCCCTGCGGGAGAGGATAGCAAGTCCGCGTGAGCTTCAGCGAACGCATGGACGCGCTTGGTGAGGGGTGCTCTTTGGGCTAACGTCAATTTCTTCGCAGCAAAATCAATTACTTATCAGAAGTGCAGGGAAATAATTCATCGTTTCGCAGAGTTTGATGCATTTCCTCAGATCATTATCGTTCAATATCAATCGCTTGCGTCAAAAAATCCACACGCTCTCCAGCCGCCTTATAATCATCCCCGTTCCGTATCGGCTACACCCTGAGGCGTCAGGGCGAGGCGGGACCGGTGACCTTCATGGAGAAGCGACGTAAGTCTCCATGCGGGGCGTCCGCGAGAAGGGCCAGTCCTCTGGGGACGGCAGCGGAGACGCTGAGTTTCGCCCCGGACGTGCGCTGTAGCGCACACATGATCGTTCCCCAAGGCTCCTCAAAGGCTGCGGGACAACGGGGGCAGTGCTGGCGAGTTCGGGGATGGAGACACCGTTTAACGGGGCACGGCGACGTGTCTTAACGGCCGCGAAAGCGGCCATATAACTTGGCACGGAGACGTGCCCCGGCCGATCCTCGTTGTCCAGACAAAGGGATCGGGAACCAGAATGCCTCACACCACGGACGGAATCCCGCCGCGTGAACGAGAAACTGCGCCTGCAACTTTAGGATTGCCAATTGGCGAACGAAGAGTTTTTATCATCTGGTAAAAAATCTGTCATGAACGCCATGTAGCGGCTGTAGCGTGCGTCAGAAAACGCCCACCCATAAGCGACACCAGAGGAGAACATCATGAGCCAAATTCTGGACATCACATCCACCCGCCGTTCGCTGCTCAAGGGCATGGCGGCAAGCTCGGCGCTTGTCATGCTTCATCCTTTCGCAGCCCACGCCCAAGCCAACCAGGCCCATCTCCGGATCATGGAAACCACCCGTATTCACGTCGCCGTCTACCCCTACGACTATTATGCCGATGCGCCAGACGACAAGCTCGGCCTGTCGCGCACCGCCTCGATCATCGACAAGATCCGCGCCGAGGCCGGCAATTCCATGCTGATCGACAATGGCGATTTCCTGCAGGGCAATCCGCTCGGCGATTTCATCGCCTATGAGCGCGGCATGAACAATGGCGATATCCACCCCGTGATCAAGGCGATGAACACGCTCGGCTACGATTGCGGCACGCTCGGCAATCACGAATTCAACTACGGCCTCGATTATCTGTTCAAGGTCACGAAGGGCGCGAACTTCCCTTACGTCTGCGCCAACCTGACCAAGGGCCAACTCGCCGAGGACGCCCGCAAGGATGAGCTCTTCCTCAAGCCTTACATGATCATCGAGAAGACGGTGAAGGACGGTTCGGGCGCTGAGAGCACGATCAAAGTCGGCTTTATCGGCTTCGTGCCGCCGCAGATCATGGTCTGGGATTCGAAGAATCTCGAGGGCAAGGCCAATACCCGCGATATCGTGCAGGCTGCCAAGGCCTGGGTGCCGCAGATGAAAGAGGACGGTGCGGATATCATCATCGCCCTCTCCCATTCCGGCATCGATGGCGCTGGCGAAAAGGAGCGCATGGAAAATGCCTCGCTCTATCTCGCCGGCGTCGAGGGCATCGACGCGATCTTCACCGGCCACCAGCATCTCGTCTTCCCGGGACCCAAGGGCTGGGATGGCATTGCCGGCGCCGATCCGGTCAAGGGCACGCTACAGGGCAAGCCCGCCGTCATGGGCGGCTTCTGGGGCTCGCATCTCGGCCTGATCGACCTTCTGATCGAGATGGATGGCGGCAAATGGAAGATCGTCGATTTCACCACCGAGGCGCGCGGCATCTATCACCGCGAGGAGAAAAAGGTGATTCCCGACGTCAAGGACAAGGCCGAAGTCCTTGATTCAGTGAAGGAAGAGCATGAAGCGACGCTGGCCTATGTCCGCCGGCCCGTCGGCAAGACCTCGGCACCGCTCTATTCCTATTTCGCGCTGGTCGCCGATGATCCATCAGTCCAGATCGTCAGCCAGGCCCAGCTTTGGTACGTCAAGGACCTGATGGCGAAAACCGAATACAAGGATCTTCCCATCCTCTCGGCCGCCGCACCTTTCAAGGCCGGTGGCCGTGGCGGCGCCGAATATTACACCGATGTGCCTGTGGGCGCCGTGGCGATCAAGAATGTCGCCGACCTCTACCTCTATCCCAACACGCTGCGTGCCGTCGTCATCACGGGCGAGCAGGTCAAGAACTGGCTCGAAATGTCGGCTGGAATCTTCAACCATGTCGAGGCCGGCGCGAAAGACGCCATCCTGATCAACCCCGATTTCCCGTCCTACAATTACGATGTCATCGACGGTGTGACCTACCAGATCGACTTGAGCCAAAAGCCGAAATACGACAAGGACGGCAATGTGATCAGCGCGGAGTCAAGCCGGATTCAGAACTTGAGCTATGACGGAAAACCGATTGATCCCGCTCAAAAATTCGTCGTCGCGACGAACAACTACCGCGCCGGCGGCGGTGGCAATTTCCCCGACATCAAGGACGACAAGGTCGTGCTGGTCGCGCCTGATACCAACCGCGACGTGCTGGTGCGCTACATCATCGACCAGGGCACGATCAATCCGTCCGCCGATGCCAACTGGACGTTCAAGCCGATGGCCGGCACGACCGTGCTCTTCGAAACCGGCCCCAAGGCCCGCTCCTTCATGGCTGACGTCAAGGGCGCGAAAATCGAGGATGCCGGCGAAGGCGCCGATGGCTTCGCGAAATTCCGCATGACCCTCTGACACGGAATAATTTGAGCGTCGGGCGGCAGCCATTGCCGCCCGGCGCATTGACCCGACGACGCAGGCAGCGCATTTTGGCGTCACACGAATTCAGGGAGAACCCGATGTCCGCCAACGTTGCTTCGATGCCGAAACTGACCAACCTGCCCTTCTACGAAGAGCGTGTCGATCTCGCTGCCGCCTTCCGCTGGACGGCACGCCTCAACATGCATGAGGCCGTCGCCAACCACTTCTCGCTCGCCGTCAACGACGAAGGCACCCGCTTCCTGATGAACCCGAATCAGGTCCACTTTTCCCTGATCAAGGCTTCGTCGCTGCTGCTGCTAGATGCCAACGATCCGAAGACCATGGACCAGCCCGATGCGCCCGACCCCACGGCCTGGGGCCTGCACGGCTCGATCCACCGCCATCTGCCGCACGCCCGCTGCGTCATGCATGTCCATTCGATCTATGCGACCGTGCTGGCTTCCCTCGCCGACTCGCGCCTGCTGCCGATCGACCAGAACTGTGCCACCTTCTTCAACCGCTATGCGATCGACGACAGCTATGGCGGTCTCGCCTTCGAGGACGAGGGCGAACGCTGCGCCCGCCTGCTCAAGAATCCCAAGCACAAAGTCCTGATCATGGGCAATCACGGCGTGCTGGTGCTCGGCAAGGACGTCGCCGATGCCTTCAACCGCATGTACTATTTCGAGCGCGCCGCCGAGACCTATATCAAGGCGCTGCAGACGGGCCAGAAGCTCCGCGTCCTATCCGATGACGTCGCCGAAAAGGTCGCCCAGGAGATCGAGGATTATCCCGGCCAGTGCGAACGCCACCTTGCCGACCTGAAAATCCTGCTCGAACAGCAGGAGCCTGATTATCTGAACTGATTCCAGAAACAAAAACGGCCCCGCAAGGGGCCGATTTCATTGAACAAATACGCGACGAGCTCAGACCTGCCGCTCGGCGGCACCATCGCCGAACAATCCCGCACCATGCTGATCAATAATCTGCTTGGCCTTGCGGAACGTGGTCTCCACCGCATCGTCTTCGCTGGAGAAAATGTCGGCGCGGATGAACTTGCGGACCTTGATACCGTCGGGCGTATCGCTCTCGATCCGGCCGGCCAGCCGCCACTGGCCACCCTCCTTCATCGGCGTCGCATAGACGGCATATTCGCCGATCCGCTCCATCCGCTGCTTGCCGCCAGTGGGAGCAGCGGCATCGCCGCCGCCAAATCCAAACAATTTTGAAAGAAATCCTGCCATAAGATTGCTCTAGCATAGCGATTTCGGTCAAGGAAGCCTCATTCGCATGCTAGAATGGCCCCATGCATCGGTACATTCCGCTGTGGGAGGCGGCGGCAGATGAGGGCATCCAAGATCGTATTTCCCATCGCAATCCTCCTGGCCATTGTGATCCTGCTTCTCGGCGCGGCATGGCTGTTCGGCCCGCGAACCCCCGTCGATACGACCATCACTTTCGATCCGGCGACAATCGGCGACGATCTCGACTCCTATCTCGACAAGGCCGAAGCGAAAATCCGCGGCATCCAGCCCAACCAGCACAAGGACATCGTCTGGGCCGATGCGGAGACCAAGACCAGGACCCCGATCTCGATCATCTACATCCACGGCTTCTCGGCCTCTCCAGGAGAGATGCGGCCACTGCCCGACATCGTCGCCGGAAACCTCAGGGCCAATCTCTATTTCGCCCGCCTCAAAGGGCATGGCACGACGACCGACGCCATGGCTGACGTCAGCGTCAACGCCTGGATCAACGACTTCGCAGAAGCCGTTGCGATCGGCGAACGGCTCGGCGAACGCGTCGTCGTGATGGGCACGTCCACCGGCGGCGCACTTGCGACCTGGTCCCTGACGCGACCGGAATTCAAGAACCGCATCCATGCAGCAGTCTTCTTCTCGCCGAACTATGGCGTCCAGGCGTTCGGCTCCTCGCTGCTGACCGTGCCTTTCGCCCGCGAACTCTCCCGCCTCGTACTTGGCGAGACCCGTTCCTTCGAGCCCGGCACCGAGCGCCAGCGGGTCTTCTGGACCACGAGCTATCCCGTCGAGGCGCTCCTACCGATGGCGGAAACCGTCAAGATGGCCGTCAACGCACCGGTCGAGACCATCTCAGAGCCGGCTCTGTTCCTGATCTCAGCGGATGACAAGGTCGTCCGACCCGCCATCACCCGCGACATCGAGAAACGCTGGGGCGGCCCGCACAATCTCATCCAGGTCGATGGCGTCGAGGATCCAAACCACCATGTCCTCGCCGGCGATGCAATGTCGCCCGGCACAACGGTTCAACTCGCCGGACTGGTCGCAAGCTGGCTTAGGGAAACGCTCGAACTGCCGCGTTGACGCAATCTTGAGCGGCACCTTCCTTGACCCTGCCATAAGGCCCGTCTCTTATTCTGCCTGACAGCAGATGATTCCCGGCGGAGAAGACGTTGAAGATATCCCAGCTTCTTGCGGCAGCGATGATGATAGCAGCGCCCGGACTGACATTCGCCGGCCAGGTCACCGATCTCGCCACCGAGGCAGAGGAACTGATCGGCAAGGGCGATGGCCCGGCGGCCTATGACAAGATACGCCAATCGCTGGCGGCCGTCTCCGACACCATTCCCTTCGATATCCGCAAGGCATTCTTCGTCAGCGAGAAACCGTTGATCTTCGGCAGCTACAAGCGCGTCGCCAGCAACGAATTCCCCAAGGGCTCGTCGCTGATCACCTATGCCGAGCCGATCGGGCTTGCCTGGGTTGCTGATGGAGACGGCGTCAAGAGCGCCTTCACCGTCGACTTCGAACTGCGCAACCCCGCCGGAGAAATTCTCGCCGAGCAGAAGGCCTTCGGCAATTTCAAGGTCGAGAGCCGCGAACCGCTGTTCGAGATCTACACGCCCTTGACGCTGGATGTATCCGCCGTGCCGGCCGGCGACTATGTGCTGAAATACACGTTCAACGATGTGAACTCGAAAAAGAGTTCGAGCATCGAACAACGATTCAAACTGAAATAATCAAACCTCGACGACCCTGCCCTCTTCGAGCGTCACGCGGCGGTCCATGCGGGCTGCAAGCTCATGATTGTGCGTGGCGATGAGGGCCGCCAGACCGGACTGGCGCACCAGCGCTTCCAACGCATCGAAGACATAATGCGCGGTCACCGGATCGAGATTGCCGGTCGGTTCGTCGGCGAGGAGCACGAGCGGTGCATTTGCCACCGCACGCGCAATCGCCACCCGCTGCTGTTCGCCACCCGAAAGCTCGGCCGGACGGTGATGGCCGCGATGGCCGACGCGGAGATAATCGAGCAGCTGGGCCGCGCGCTGCTCGGCCTCCTTGCGCGGTAGGCCGGCAATCATCTGCGGCATCATCACGTTCTCGGCGGCGGAGAATTCCGGCAGCAGGTGATGATACTGATAGACGAATCCGATCTCCATCCGTCGGATCGCCGTGCGGTCCTTGTCGGACAGCGAGCCGCAATCGACGCCATTGACCAGAACCCGGCCGCTATCCGGCTTTTCCAAGAGGCCCGCGAGATGCAGCAGGGTCGACTTGCCGGTGCCCGAAGGCGCGACAAGACCGACGATTTCACCCTTCCGCATGGTGAAGTTCGCATCCTTGAGAATGTCGAGACGTTGCTCGTTCTCACCGAAATGACGCGACACATTGTGGATCTGAAGGACGTCGGCAGTCAGTTCATTCATATCTGAGAGCCTGCACAGGATCGATGGTGGATGCCCGCCAGGCTGGCAGGATGGTGGCGATAAAAGAAAGCGTCAGCGTCATGACAACGACGGTGACGGTCTCGCTGAGGTTCATTTCCGCCGGCAACTGGCTGAGGAAATAGAGTTCGGGGTTGAAGATCGTCGTACCCGACAGCCACGAGAAGAATTGCCGGATACTCTCGACATTGAGGCAGACGATGACGCCCAGGATGACACCGGCAAACGTCCCAACGATCCCGATTGTCGCCCCCGTCATGAAGAATATCCGCATGATGGCGCCTGATGTCGCGCCCATCGTGCGGAGAATCGCAATATCCGGCCCCTTGGATTTCACCAGCATGATCAGGCCCGAGATGATGTTGAGCGCCGCGACCAGCACGATCAGCGTCAATATCATGAACATCACGTTGCGTTCGACGGAAAGCGCCGAGAAGAAGGTGCGGTTGCGCTGCCGCCAGTCGGTGATGAAGATCTGCCGTTCCGCCGATTGCTCTATCAGCGGCCGCATCTCGTCAATCGCCTCGGGATGATCGAGGAAAAGCTCGATCGACTGCGCGATGCCTTCGGCGTTGAAATAGAGCTGCGCTTCCTCGAACGGCATGAAGATGATCGAGGCGTCGTATTCCGACATGCCGATCTCGAAGATCGCCGAGACCTTGTAGGATTTGACGCGGGGATTGACGCCCAGCGGCGTCACGTCGCCCTCGGGCGAGATCAGCGTGATCGTGTCGCCGGCGGAGAGCCCGAGTTGTTCGGCCATGCGGGTGCCGATTGCCACGCCTTCGCCGGCGGCAAAGGGGATCAGGTCGCCCTGCCTGATATTGTCGGCCACCATCTTGAGTTTGCCGAAATCATCGGCGCGCACGCCGCGCACAAGCGCACCTGTGCCAGCGCCCGCCTTGCCCGATGCAAGCGTCTGGCCCTCGACCAACGGGATCGCTTCCCTGACGCCGGGGATCTTGGAGAACCGGTTGGCGAGGTCGGCGTAATTGTCGAGTACGCCGTCGATCGGCTGCACGATCATATGGCCGTTGATGCCGAGAATGCGGGTGATCAGCTCGGTGCGGAAGCCGTTCATCACGGCCATCACGATAATCAGCGTCGCAACGCCGAGAACGATGCCGATGAACGAGAAGATCGCGATCACCGAAATGAACGCTTCCTTGCGGCGCGGCTGCAGGTATCGCAGTGCGACCATGCGCTCGAAGGTCGAGAACGGACGAGCAGAGGGCCTCGGCGCCTCATCTCGCTCCTCGGCGGCTGTCCCCGCATCGGCCGTTTCGCTCACCATACCCGCTCCGTTCAATCGGCTGCCGTGATCTTGTTGATTGCGGCCTCAATAGACAGCGTCTCGCGTGCGCCAGACTTGCGGTCCTTGAGTTCGACCTCGCCTGATGCCACCGAGCGCGGCCCCACCACAATCTGTGTCGGCACGCCGATGAGATCGGCCGTCGCAAACTTCGCGCCGGCACGGTCGTCGGTGTCATCGTAAAGCACGTCGAGCCCCGCCTTGGAGAGTGACGCGTAGAGCCCCTCGCTCGCCGCATCGCAGGCCTGATCGCCCACCTTCATATTGATGATCGAGACATCGAAGGGCGCCACGGATTTCGGCCAGATGATTCCGTTCTCGTCATGTGAGGCTTCAATGATGGCTGGAACAAGGCGCGTGGGGCCGATGCCGTAGGAGCCCATATGCACCGCATGCTGCTTGCCGTCGGGCCCCTGTACCGTCCCGCCCATGGGGTCGGAATACTTGGTGCCGAAATAGAAGATGTGGCCGACTTCGATGCCGCGCGCCGAAAGCCGGTCGGTCTCGGGAATGGCGTCGAAGACCGCCGCGTCATGCATTTCCGATGTAGCGGCATAGACCGACGTCCATTTGTCGAAGATCGCCTTCAGGCCGGCAACATCATCGAAATCGGTATCGACGCCGGGAATGTCGAAATTCACGAAATCCCGGTGCGAGAAGACTTCCGACTCGCCGGTATCGGCCAGGATGATGAATTCGTGGCTGAGATCGCCGCCGATCGGACCGGTATCGGCCCGCATGGGGATGGCGCGCAGGCCCAGCCGGTCGAAGGTGCGGAGATAGGCCGTGAACATCTTGCGATAGGAATGCTCGGCGCCTTCCTTGGTCAGGTCGAAGGAATAGGCGTCCTTCATCAGGAATTCACGCGAGCGCATCGTGCCGAAGCGCGGACGCATCTCGTCGCGGAACTTGATCTGGATATGATAGAGATTGAGCGGCAAGTCCTTGTAGGACTTGACGTAGGAGCGGAAGATCTCGGTGATCATTTCCTCATTGGTGGGACCATAGAGCATGTCGCGGTCCTGGCGGTCCTTGATGCGCAGCATTTCCTTGCCATAGGCGTCATAACGGCCGCTTTCACGCCAGAGATCGGCCGACTGCAAAGTGGGCATGATGAGCTCGATCGCGCCCGAGCGGTTCTGCTCCTCGCGGATGATCTTGTTGACCTTATCCAGCACGCGCTTGCCCAGCGGCAGCCACGAATAGATGCCCTGGCTCTGCTGGCGGATCATGCCAGCGCGCAACATCAGCCGGTGCGACACGATCTCGGCTTCCTTGGGGTTCTCTTTCAGGATGGGCAGGAAATAACGGGAAAGGCGCATGGAATGTCCAATTCGCTGTAAGGTCTCTGGAATCGCCGCATCGGCACGGAATTATGAGGCGTTCATATCGGCTTATTTCGATGAAGAAAACCCGGCATCGGGCCGATCAGGCAATTGTGGCGGAAGTATGCGCCGGAATGGAAACGTTTCCGGTCGCGAGCGATTGCTTAACTCTAGGAATAGTTGCCCACTCGCAAAACACGCCAAACCGCCGTTTGAAATTTGTCAACAATTTGAGGTACTTTGCCCCAACCAGTGTGGCACATGGAACACATCCGCTACACTTCCCAAAATTCTTTTGTCAACGAAAAAATTTACCGATACTGTCTCATTTTTGCAAAAAAACGGGTGACAGCGCTTATTCTTTAAGCTACGGTCAGGTCATAAAAGAGGCATGGAGGTCAACTCCAAGCCATTCTTCGCGGTCAAGTCTTGGGAGGATGGGATCTTAGGCGCGTTCATTCGCCGCCGCCCTTAATTGGGAATGGATCACGCGAAATTACCTATAAAACAAGGCTTTCAGCCTTGTTTTTTTTTGCCCGGAGTCCGGCTTTATGCGGGCTCTCTCAGCCCTGTCATCTATCGTCTGCTTGTGACAGTTTTGTGAAAATCGGCTATGGCCCGACTCTATTTGAAGTCGGGCACGAAACGCGGCAGCGACATGGCATTGAGGCCATAGACGTTGATCAAGGTGTACCAGCCGGCATAGATGACGGCCGAAATGGCCGTCGTCATGAGGAATATCCGCCAGAACCGGAATCGCGCCGGCGCACTTTTCACCGTGCCGTTGACGACCTCGTTCTCATCCGCCTGCGTGCGCAGGCCGATCGGCAGGACCATGAAGAGCGTGATCCACCAACAGATGAAATACTCGGCGAAGATGGAAATGAAGCTGACCATTGGTTCTTAGACTCGGGTGACGAAAACCGTTACAACCGGCTTCTTACCCCAACTGTGGTTCGCTGCCGCCCGGACCGATCGCCGCACCGCTTCCTTGACCATGTCGAGATCCTTGCGCCGGACGCGCGGAATGCTTTCGACCGCGCCGAGAATGGCGTCATACAGCAGGTCTTCCATGTCCTCGCCTTCCTCGTCGAAGGCCGGCAGGCCGATGGCCGTGACGTCAGGATCGTCGACGAACTCGTAGCGGGTGTCGAGAATGACATTGACCGCGACATGACCGACGAAGGAGAGCTTGCGACGGTCGCCGATGCCCATCTCGTCGAATTCGCCGACCAGCTTGCCATCCTTGAAGATGCGGCCATGCGGCGCTTCATCGACGATCTCGGCGGGGCCGGGAGCCAGCCGCATCATGAAACCGTTGCGGACCTCGGCGACTTGCGGAATACCGACAGAGCGTCCGAGTTCGGCCTGCGCCACGAGATGGGCGGCCTCGCCATGCACCGGCACCAGCACCTGCGGCCGCACCCATTCATACATGCGCTTGAGCTCGTTGCGCCGGGGATGGCCGGAGACATGCACCAGCGCATCGGTATCGGAGATGACGATCATGCCCTGGTCGATCAGCGCGTTCTTGATATCGAGGATTGCCTTCTCGTTGCCCGGGATGGTGCGTGAGGAGAAGACAAAAGTGTCACCCTTGGTGAAGCCGATACCGCGCATCTCGTCGCGGGCAATCTTGGCAAGCGCCGCACGCGCCTCGCCCTGGCTGCCGGTGAGAATCACGACGGATTTTTCGCGCGGCAGGAAGCCGAACTCATCCTCGGCAACGAAAGGCTTGATACCCTCCATCAGGCCGAGATCGCCCGCCACCTGGGTGGTCCGCCGCATCGATGTGCCGAGCAGGAGAACCTCGCGGCCCGCCTTTTCGGCGGCCATGGCGATCGACTTGATGCGGCCGACATTCGACGAGAAGGTGGT
This genomic interval carries:
- a CDS encoding HlyU family transcriptional regulator, translated to MAGFLSKLFGFGGGDAAAPTGGKQRMERIGEYAVYATPMKEGGQWRLAGRIESDTPDGIKVRKFIRADIFSSEDDAVETTFRKAKQIIDQHGAGLFGDGAAERQV
- a CDS encoding carboxylesterase, whose translation is MRASKIVFPIAILLAIVILLLGAAWLFGPRTPVDTTITFDPATIGDDLDSYLDKAEAKIRGIQPNQHKDIVWADAETKTRTPISIIYIHGFSASPGEMRPLPDIVAGNLRANLYFARLKGHGTTTDAMADVSVNAWINDFAEAVAIGERLGERVVVMGTSTGGALATWSLTRPEFKNRIHAAVFFSPNYGVQAFGSSLLTVPFARELSRLVLGETRSFEPGTERQRVFWTTSYPVEALLPMAETVKMAVNAPVETISEPALFLISADDKVVRPAITRDIEKRWGGPHNLIQVDGVEDPNHHVLAGDAMSPGTTVQLAGLVASWLRETLELPR
- a CDS encoding bifunctional 2',3'-cyclic-nucleotide 2'-phosphodiesterase/3'-nucleotidase, yielding MSQILDITSTRRSLLKGMAASSALVMLHPFAAHAQANQAHLRIMETTRIHVAVYPYDYYADAPDDKLGLSRTASIIDKIRAEAGNSMLIDNGDFLQGNPLGDFIAYERGMNNGDIHPVIKAMNTLGYDCGTLGNHEFNYGLDYLFKVTKGANFPYVCANLTKGQLAEDARKDELFLKPYMIIEKTVKDGSGAESTIKVGFIGFVPPQIMVWDSKNLEGKANTRDIVQAAKAWVPQMKEDGADIIIALSHSGIDGAGEKERMENASLYLAGVEGIDAIFTGHQHLVFPGPKGWDGIAGADPVKGTLQGKPAVMGGFWGSHLGLIDLLIEMDGGKWKIVDFTTEARGIYHREEKKVIPDVKDKAEVLDSVKEEHEATLAYVRRPVGKTSAPLYSYFALVADDPSVQIVSQAQLWYVKDLMAKTEYKDLPILSAAAPFKAGGRGGAEYYTDVPVGAVAIKNVADLYLYPNTLRAVVITGEQVKNWLEMSAGIFNHVEAGAKDAILINPDFPSYNYDVIDGVTYQIDLSQKPKYDKDGNVISAESSRIQNLSYDGKPIDPAQKFVVATNNYRAGGGGNFPDIKDDKVVLVAPDTNRDVLVRYIIDQGTINPSADANWTFKPMAGTTVLFETGPKARSFMADVKGAKIEDAGEGADGFAKFRMTL
- a CDS encoding class II aldolase and adducin N-terminal domain-containing protein codes for the protein MSANVASMPKLTNLPFYEERVDLAAAFRWTARLNMHEAVANHFSLAVNDEGTRFLMNPNQVHFSLIKASSLLLLDANDPKTMDQPDAPDPTAWGLHGSIHRHLPHARCVMHVHSIYATVLASLADSRLLPIDQNCATFFNRYAIDDSYGGLAFEDEGERCARLLKNPKHKVLIMGNHGVLVLGKDVADAFNRMYYFERAAETYIKALQTGQKLRVLSDDVAEKVAQEIEDYPGQCERHLADLKILLEQQEPDYLN
- a CDS encoding Lrp/AsnC family transcriptional regulator, with the protein product MDKLDQIDLAILKTLQQDGRISNADLAGKVGLSPSSCSRRLDILEKSGVISGYYAQVSHKALDYKMIAIVHISLSGQFAKTLAEFEAAVKRVPNILVCYLMSGEYDYILRVACKDLEDYERIHRDWLSALPHVVKINSSFALREIIDRPNVAAFG
- a CDS encoding lipoprotein-releasing ABC transporter permease subunit produces the protein MVSETADAGTAAEERDEAPRPSARPFSTFERMVALRYLQPRRKEAFISVIAIFSFIGIVLGVATLIIVMAVMNGFRTELITRILGINGHMIVQPIDGVLDNYADLANRFSKIPGVREAIPLVEGQTLASGKAGAGTGALVRGVRADDFGKLKMVADNIRQGDLIPFAAGEGVAIGTRMAEQLGLSAGDTITLISPEGDVTPLGVNPRVKSYKVSAIFEIGMSEYDASIIFMPFEEAQLYFNAEGIAQSIELFLDHPEAIDEMRPLIEQSAERQIFITDWRQRNRTFFSALSVERNVMFMILTLIVLVAALNIISGLIMLVKSKGPDIAILRTMGATSGAIMRIFFMTGATIGIVGTFAGVILGVIVCLNVESIRQFFSWLSGTTIFNPELYFLSQLPAEMNLSETVTVVVMTLTLSFIATILPAWRASTIDPVQALRYE
- a CDS encoding ABC transporter ATP-binding protein yields the protein MNELTADVLQIHNVSRHFGENEQRLDILKDANFTMRKGEIVGLVAPSGTGKSTLLHLAGLLEKPDSGRVLVNGVDCGSLSDKDRTAIRRMEIGFVYQYHHLLPEFSAAENVMMPQMIAGLPRKEAEQRAAQLLDYLRVGHRGHHRPAELSGGEQQRVAIARAVANAPLVLLADEPTGNLDPVTAHYVFDALEALVRQSGLAALIATHNHELAARMDRRVTLEEGRVVEV
- a CDS encoding DUF1467 family protein, coding for MVSFISIFAEYFICWWITLFMVLPIGLRTQADENEVVNGTVKSAPARFRFWRIFLMTTAISAVIYAGWYTLINVYGLNAMSLPRFVPDFK
- the proS gene encoding proline--tRNA ligase, with the protein product MRLSRYFLPILKENPKEAEIVSHRLMLRAGMIRQQSQGIYSWLPLGKRVLDKVNKIIREEQNRSGAIELIMPTLQSADLWRESGRYDAYGKEMLRIKDRQDRDMLYGPTNEEMITEIFRSYVKSYKDLPLNLYHIQIKFRDEMRPRFGTMRSREFLMKDAYSFDLTKEGAEHSYRKMFTAYLRTFDRLGLRAIPMRADTGPIGGDLSHEFIILADTGESEVFSHRDFVNFDIPGVDTDFDDVAGLKAIFDKWTSVYAATSEMHDAAVFDAIPETDRLSARGIEVGHIFYFGTKYSDPMGGTVQGPDGKQHAVHMGSYGIGPTRLVPAIIEASHDENGIIWPKSVAPFDVSIINMKVGDQACDAASEGLYASLSKAGLDVLYDDTDDRAGAKFATADLIGVPTQIVVGPRSVASGEVELKDRKSGARETLSIEAAINKITAAD